In a single window of the Panthera leo isolate Ple1 chromosome A1, P.leo_Ple1_pat1.1, whole genome shotgun sequence genome:
- the GGACT gene encoding gamma-glutamylaminecyclotransferase, with protein MARVFIYGTLKRGQPNHKVLLDGANGRAAFQGRGRTVEPYPLVIAGEHNIPWLLNLPGQGRRVAGEIYVVDEQMLSFLDEFEGCPDMYQRTPVRVTVLEWEGRQGTPEEMPATDGTLQCFVYSTASYAPEWVRLPHHDSYDSRGEHGLPYNPRENR; from the coding sequence ATGGCTCGTGTGTTCATATACGGGACCCTGAAGAGAGGCCAGCCCAACCACAAGGTCCTGCTGGACGGTGCCAATGGCCGAGCGGCCTTCCAAGGCCGGGGCCGCACGGTGGAGCCGTACCCCTTGGTGATTGCCGGCGAACATAACATTCCGTGGCTGCTTAACCTCCCAGGGCAGGGGCGCCGCGTGGCGGGGGAGATCTATGTCGTGGACGAGCAGATGCTCAGCTTCCTGGATGAGTTTGAGGGTTGCCCCGACATGTACCAGCGCACCCCTGTGAGGGTCACGGTCCTCGagtgggagggcaggcagggcacCCCGGAGGAGATGCCGGCCACCGACGGGACCCTGCAGTGCTTTGTGTACAGCACGGCCTCCTACGCACCTGAGTGGGTCCGCCTCCCGCACCACGACAGTTACGACTCCCGGGGGGAGCATGGCCTTCCCTACAACCCACGGGAAAACAGGTGA